A window from Posidoniimonas polymericola encodes these proteins:
- a CDS encoding tyrosine-protein phosphatase — protein MPPRFVDIHCHMLPGIDDGARDSADSLAMALLAVEEGIDTIVVTPHQLGGYVHNRGDEIRVRAVELQELLRAHGIPLRVLPGADVRIDDGMVEKLVSGEVLTVADKRRHVLLELPHELYQPLEPVLDALDSHNITGILTHPERNRGILSRPSLIEPLVERGCLMQVTAGSLAGGFGDAARALAERMCSRGLVHFIATDAHGARSRRPKIRDAYQRCVELAGVEAADAWCSSNPGLAVTGQAVPAGVTAVRPAKKTGWAFWKKAA, from the coding sequence ATGCCCCCCCGATTCGTTGACATCCACTGCCACATGCTGCCGGGCATTGACGACGGCGCCCGCGACTCGGCCGACTCCCTCGCGATGGCGTTGCTCGCGGTTGAAGAGGGCATCGACACGATCGTGGTGACTCCCCACCAACTCGGCGGCTACGTGCACAACCGCGGCGACGAGATCCGCGTCCGGGCGGTCGAGCTGCAGGAGCTGCTCAGGGCCCATGGGATCCCGCTGCGGGTGCTCCCCGGCGCCGATGTGCGGATCGACGACGGCATGGTCGAGAAGCTCGTCTCAGGGGAAGTGCTGACCGTGGCGGACAAGCGTCGCCATGTGCTGCTCGAGTTGCCTCACGAGCTCTATCAGCCTCTCGAGCCGGTGCTCGACGCGCTCGACTCACACAATATCACCGGCATTCTCACACACCCAGAGCGGAACCGCGGGATCCTCTCGCGCCCATCGCTGATAGAACCGTTGGTCGAGCGTGGCTGCCTGATGCAGGTCACGGCCGGCAGCCTGGCGGGCGGCTTCGGCGACGCCGCCCGGGCGTTGGCCGAGCGGATGTGCTCGCGGGGCCTGGTGCACTTCATTGCAACCGACGCGCACGGCGCCCGGTCGCGACGGCCCAAGATCCGCGATGCCTACCAGCGCTGTGTGGAGCTGGCTGGTGTGGAGGCCGCCGACGCCTGGTGCTCTAGCAATCCCGGCCTGGCCGTGACCGGCCAGGCGGTCCCCGCTGGAGTCACGGCCGTCAGGCCGGCCAAGAAGACAGGCTGGGCCTTCTGGAAAAAGGCGGCTTGA
- a CDS encoding M24 family metallopeptidase, with amino-acid sequence MSAATKRWPAVDESGIPSVSRKSPPPRTLSTYVSEHWAVNKPACRSRQQRLLAEMKQLGVGLVVLSRPASVQWLTGAYVGPLFPVLAAINSDGHVTLVLPSRKEKIPVAADEVHGYAEKLLSTMRDGSDQVVATVATLFDHLHPASGRVACEFSVASHHLTKSWSDDWLDFDSVLFGLRRQKDADELQMLARANEANAAMYTAAREIVQPGVTELDVYNQLQAVAVSTLGEPLTYFGQDFQSCSRGGAPRDRKCEAGELYILDLGVGFRGYYSDNARTLAVGGQPTDDQQRAWEMVSEVFSLVEATVAPGVSCKALFEQAQQLLADAAPWVFNHHLGHGVGLAPHEGPHLNPNWDDTFRSGEFFTVEPGLYHEDLRAGLRLEQNYLVTDSGVELLTDWPLEMA; translated from the coding sequence ATGTCGGCAGCCACCAAGAGGTGGCCGGCGGTCGATGAATCTGGTATCCCTAGCGTGTCCCGCAAATCGCCGCCTCCCCGAACCCTAAGTACTTACGTGTCTGAACATTGGGCAGTGAACAAGCCGGCCTGCCGTAGCCGTCAACAACGCCTGCTAGCCGAGATGAAGCAGCTAGGCGTAGGCCTGGTAGTGCTGTCCCGACCGGCGTCCGTGCAGTGGCTGACCGGAGCCTATGTCGGCCCGCTGTTCCCGGTGTTAGCGGCGATCAATTCCGACGGGCACGTCACGCTGGTGCTCCCCAGCAGGAAGGAAAAAATTCCCGTCGCCGCGGACGAGGTCCACGGATATGCGGAGAAACTGCTATCAACCATGCGGGACGGATCCGACCAGGTTGTCGCCACGGTGGCCACGTTGTTCGATCACCTGCACCCTGCATCGGGGCGGGTCGCCTGTGAGTTCTCGGTGGCGAGCCACCACCTGACCAAGTCCTGGTCCGACGACTGGCTTGATTTTGATAGCGTCTTATTCGGCCTGCGCCGGCAGAAGGACGCCGACGAGCTGCAGATGCTTGCACGCGCCAACGAGGCAAACGCCGCGATGTACACGGCGGCACGGGAAATCGTGCAGCCCGGCGTCACTGAGCTGGACGTCTACAACCAGCTGCAAGCGGTCGCGGTTTCGACGCTTGGCGAGCCGCTGACCTACTTTGGGCAGGATTTCCAGTCGTGCAGTCGGGGGGGGGCGCCTCGCGACCGCAAGTGCGAGGCGGGCGAGCTTTATATCTTGGACCTTGGCGTAGGCTTTCGGGGCTACTACTCGGACAACGCACGCACGCTCGCAGTTGGAGGCCAGCCAACCGACGACCAGCAACGCGCCTGGGAGATGGTGTCGGAGGTCTTCTCGCTGGTCGAGGCGACCGTGGCGCCTGGTGTGAGCTGCAAGGCATTGTTCGAGCAAGCACAGCAGCTGTTAGCAGACGCCGCGCCGTGGGTCTTCAATCACCACCTGGGGCACGGGGTTGGCTTGGCGCCGCACGAAGGGCCGCACCTCAACCCCAATTGGGACGACACCTTCCGCTCCGGCGAATTCTTCACCGTTGAGCCGGGCCTGTACCACGAAGACCTCCGCGCCGGCCTGCGGTTGGAGCAGAACTACCTGGTGACGGACTCCGGCGTTGAGCTGCTGACCGATTGGCCGCTGGAGATGGCGTAG
- a CDS encoding sigma-54-dependent transcriptional regulator, with amino-acid sequence MARLLSIDDDRSVHHLVSRTLEDSGVEVVPALSAEAGIEAVKAQAPDVVLLDIMLPDMSGLDAFRLIRQHDPRLPVIIATSAGSSENAIEAMKLGAFDYLTKPIDVENLERLVGHAIESRRLASVPVGMNNLTRPQDRGDAFVGRCESMQEIFKSIGRVAPQSVPVLIRGESGTGKELVARAIYQHGSRSDGPFLAVNCAALSETLLESELFGHEKGAFTGAQDRRIGKFEQCNGGTIFLDEVGDMSPTVQSKVLRLLQQQTFERVGGNSTIKTDVRIISATNRDLEEMCDEGQFRVDLFYRLNGYTITLPPLRERGDDRVMLLQHFLAGLNKELNRDVQGVAPDAMQKLLDYDWPGNVRELQSVVKQAMLHCSGPVLMASALPAELQSAAVRPRAEASQPSTNGMAEKAGAAAHASSEDEAEDFAESGFRDFIRSRIAVGTGDLYAETLAEMEKELLTLVLTHTSGNQSEASRILGITRGSLRNKIRSNGIVIGPNIKVAQ; translated from the coding sequence ATGGCTCGGCTGCTCTCAATCGACGACGACCGCTCGGTTCACCACTTGGTATCCAGAACCCTAGAGGACTCCGGGGTTGAAGTGGTCCCGGCCCTCAGTGCAGAAGCCGGTATCGAGGCCGTAAAGGCGCAGGCGCCGGATGTCGTGCTGCTCGATATCATGCTGCCGGACATGTCGGGACTCGATGCCTTCCGACTCATCCGTCAGCACGACCCGAGGCTCCCGGTTATCATCGCGACCTCCGCTGGCAGCAGCGAGAACGCCATTGAAGCCATGAAGCTGGGCGCGTTCGACTACCTCACCAAGCCCATCGACGTAGAGAACCTCGAGCGGTTGGTTGGCCACGCGATCGAGTCCCGCCGGCTGGCGAGCGTCCCGGTCGGGATGAACAACCTGACCCGCCCGCAGGACCGGGGCGACGCATTTGTCGGCCGGTGCGAGTCGATGCAAGAGATCTTCAAGTCGATCGGCCGCGTCGCACCGCAGTCGGTGCCGGTTCTGATCCGCGGCGAGAGTGGCACCGGCAAGGAGCTGGTCGCCCGGGCGATCTACCAGCACGGCAGCCGGAGCGACGGCCCGTTCCTGGCGGTCAACTGCGCGGCCCTCTCCGAGACGCTGCTCGAGAGCGAGCTCTTCGGACACGAGAAGGGCGCCTTCACCGGCGCACAGGACCGCCGCATCGGCAAGTTCGAACAGTGCAACGGCGGCACCATCTTCCTCGACGAAGTGGGCGACATGTCGCCCACGGTGCAGAGCAAGGTGCTCCGTCTACTTCAGCAGCAGACCTTTGAACGGGTGGGCGGCAACAGCACCATCAAAACCGACGTCCGTATTATCTCGGCGACTAACCGCGACCTTGAGGAGATGTGCGACGAGGGCCAGTTTCGCGTCGACCTGTTCTACCGACTCAACGGCTACACCATCACACTCCCGCCGCTGCGTGAGCGTGGCGATGACCGTGTGATGCTGCTCCAGCACTTCCTGGCCGGACTCAACAAGGAACTCAATCGCGACGTACAGGGCGTGGCGCCGGACGCGATGCAGAAGCTGCTCGACTACGACTGGCCCGGCAACGTGCGGGAGCTCCAGAGCGTCGTTAAGCAGGCGATGCTGCACTGTTCCGGCCCGGTGCTGATGGCGTCGGCTCTGCCAGCGGAACTCCAGTCGGCCGCCGTCCGCCCCCGCGCTGAGGCGAGCCAGCCGTCCACCAACGGCATGGCTGAAAAGGCGGGCGCTGCTGCGCACGCTTCCTCGGAAGACGAAGCTGAGGATTTTGCCGAGAGTGGCTTCCGCGATTTCATCCGCAGCCGGATCGCGGTTGGCACGGGGGACCTTTATGCAGAAACCCTGGCCGAGATGGAGAAGGAGCTGCTGACGCTCGTGCTGACTCACACCAGCGGCAACCAGTCCGAGGCCTCGCGAATCCTGGGGATCACGCGCGGCAGCCTCCGCAACAAGATCCGTTCGAACGGGATCGTCATCGGCCCGAATATCAAAGTTGCGCAATGA
- a CDS encoding carboxypeptidase-like regulatory domain-containing protein has product MKIMTIQKVAAAAAMFGMMLPQATLAAAPAATQGDIALRNGGVFVGQYVDAQGNGVSGAEVAMVAGGKSVAVTKTDKQGRFAVKGLQSGQYDVVAMNSKTTFRCWEGKVAPPSARNGALIVTGDAVVTGQGGVLGFIQTYPLLTATAVTAAIAIPVGIAAADDDAPASP; this is encoded by the coding sequence ATGAAGATCATGACGATCCAAAAGGTCGCCGCGGCGGCCGCGATGTTTGGGATGATGCTGCCCCAGGCGACGCTGGCGGCAGCCCCTGCCGCAACGCAGGGCGACATCGCTCTGCGCAACGGCGGCGTGTTTGTTGGGCAGTATGTCGACGCCCAGGGCAATGGCGTCTCCGGCGCCGAGGTGGCGATGGTTGCCGGCGGCAAGTCGGTCGCGGTTACTAAGACCGATAAGCAGGGCCGCTTCGCGGTCAAGGGTCTGCAAAGCGGCCAGTACGATGTGGTTGCGATGAACAGCAAGACCACCTTCCGCTGCTGGGAAGGCAAAGTCGCTCCTCCTAGCGCCCGCAACGGCGCCCTGATCGTCACCGGCGACGCCGTCGTGACCGGTCAGGGGGGCGTCCTGGGATTCATTCAGACGTACCCGCTGCTGACCGCCACCGCTGTCACCGCCGCGATTGCGATTCCGGTTGGCATCGCGGCTGCCGACGACGACGCTCCCGCCAGCCCGTAA
- a CDS encoding carbon storage regulator translates to MLVLSRKANESIQIGDNVTVEIRRIAGNRVTVAINAPRDVRILRGELKQTVEEFEIELPEESQSDDHAYSVSHSRVAMPRLHTPFAENHVKAVG, encoded by the coding sequence ATGCTAGTACTCAGCAGAAAAGCGAACGAGTCCATCCAGATCGGCGACAACGTCACGGTTGAGATTCGCCGGATCGCTGGCAATCGCGTAACGGTCGCGATTAATGCCCCACGTGACGTCCGGATCCTCCGCGGCGAATTGAAGCAGACTGTCGAAGAATTCGAGATTGAGCTGCCCGAAGAGTCGCAGTCCGACGACCACGCCTACTCGGTCAGCCACTCGCGGGTTGCGATGCCGAGGCTCCACACCCCTTTTGCCGAGAACCACGTTAAGGCGGTCGGCTAG
- a CDS encoding ANTAR domain-containing response regulator gives MRSIEIVIAHGQDDTATKLHEIVSSLGHTVKATCRSTEDLLSECLPSPPNLIISGVEMDGGNAIDALVRISEHEPTPAIVLTPKRSLMNVEEALRDHVMAYLVEPIDPNQVKPTIYLVCERFKQFELLKAENDDLRQTLVERKVIEKAKGILMGQHELDEEHAFRKLQKLAQSKRTKLASMAQSIVDAAEAQGD, from the coding sequence ATGCGTAGCATCGAGATCGTCATCGCCCACGGTCAGGACGACACCGCGACCAAGCTCCACGAGATTGTTTCTTCACTCGGCCACACCGTCAAAGCGACCTGCCGGTCGACCGAGGATCTACTAAGTGAGTGCCTGCCCTCCCCGCCCAACCTGATCATTTCGGGAGTGGAGATGGACGGCGGAAACGCGATCGATGCGCTGGTTCGGATCAGCGAGCACGAGCCGACGCCGGCAATCGTGTTGACCCCCAAGCGGTCGCTGATGAACGTCGAGGAGGCCCTGCGCGACCACGTGATGGCCTACCTGGTCGAGCCAATCGATCCCAATCAGGTGAAACCCACCATTTACCTGGTCTGCGAACGATTCAAGCAATTCGAGCTGCTCAAGGCCGAGAACGACGACCTCCGGCAGACCCTGGTGGAACGAAAGGTGATCGAGAAGGCTAAGGGCATCCTGATGGGCCAGCACGAGCTCGACGAGGAGCACGCCTTCCGGAAGCTGCAGAAGCTGGCCCAGTCCAAACGTACCAAGCTCGCCAGCATGGCGCAGTCCATCGTCGACGCCGCCGAAGCGCAGGGAGACTAA
- a CDS encoding carboxypeptidase-like regulatory domain-containing protein, whose amino-acid sequence MKIMKIQKAAALAAMVGLLLPPPAQAADAPVGAPSDIALRDGGVFVGQYVDAQGNALAGADVSVVVGGKAVAAAKTDKHGVFAVKGLEKGQYDIVAMGRKATFRCWDGKTAPPNARNGALIVTGDEVVNGQLRNMLANPWIVGGIVAAAVAIPVAIHNADNGSPASP is encoded by the coding sequence ATGAAGATCATGAAGATCCAGAAGGCCGCCGCTCTGGCAGCCATGGTTGGGCTGCTGTTGCCGCCGCCTGCGCAGGCCGCCGACGCTCCGGTTGGGGCTCCCAGCGACATTGCCCTGCGTGACGGCGGCGTGTTTGTCGGCCAGTACGTTGACGCTCAGGGCAACGCGCTTGCTGGCGCCGACGTCAGCGTGGTTGTGGGCGGAAAAGCGGTTGCGGCTGCCAAGACCGACAAGCACGGCGTGTTCGCCGTGAAGGGCCTCGAGAAGGGGCAGTACGACATCGTGGCGATGGGCCGCAAAGCGACCTTCCGCTGCTGGGACGGCAAGACCGCGCCCCCCAACGCCCGCAACGGCGCCCTGATTGTCACCGGCGACGAAGTCGTTAATGGCCAGCTCCGCAACATGCTGGCCAATCCCTGGATCGTGGGCGGCATTGTTGCCGCTGCCGTAGCCATACCGGTCGCCATCCACAATGCCGACAACGGCAGTCCTGCTTCCCCGTAA
- a CDS encoding esterase/lipase family protein: MPTPPPRLLCSILLLASALALSGCSSNSEWVTLRESPRNPFAARFDAITTSGGRPSRRTEQLLRKLDLINDLKGDRTALIARLEELSTPATKQSHCYAMAELAYLGAEDVRGRDLAHASELYGTSLRHAYDYLFSCSSENGANEFDPHFRGACDLYNQSLEGLLRLVSKEGAVRPGERRTLKTANHICSFNVALQSSGWHDDDVDRFEFVSDYQVNGLRNHFHSYGLGVPLIAVRRRHDSEDPAESYLPEQLSFPLTAFLRVDTSGSCPQRQPGAPPDQPQELVNPADPAPAFVLELHDPLDGQTIHVEDRVVPLESDLSTPLAYYLNQPALRKDEVSTLGLLKPDSVKKLQGLYMLEPYNPHKMPVLMVHGLWSSPVTWMEMFNDLRSDPDVRDHYQFWFYLYPSGQPFQASASQLRRDLDQLRDDVDPRRRAPALDQMVLVGHSMGGLVSRMQSVDSKQLFWQANTDRPFQQLVADDETKNSLAATYFFRPSPSVRRVVTIGSPHRGSKFANDVTTWLGRKLIAAPMRAMRGRQQLLAKNPGYFRGGSPISLRTSIESLEPDSTLLPPLLTAPPGPWVTYHNIVGDVPESGWRSLLGSEGDGVVSIDSARLDGTPQVASQLVVEANHLSVHRHPQSILEVRRILLEQVTELRTPGYQFPQVQLATGQEPSRPARTAFNPPPARTQ, translated from the coding sequence GTGCCCACACCCCCTCCCCGCCTGCTCTGCTCGATCTTGCTGCTCGCAAGCGCGCTCGCGCTGTCCGGTTGCAGCTCAAACTCCGAGTGGGTAACACTCCGGGAGTCGCCGAGGAATCCGTTCGCCGCCCGGTTCGACGCCATCACCACCTCCGGTGGGCGCCCCTCCCGCAGGACCGAGCAGCTACTTCGCAAGCTCGACCTCATCAACGACCTTAAGGGCGACCGCACCGCGTTGATCGCTCGGCTGGAAGAGCTCTCGACCCCCGCGACCAAGCAATCGCACTGCTACGCGATGGCCGAGCTGGCGTACCTTGGCGCCGAGGACGTGCGCGGGCGGGACCTAGCCCACGCGAGCGAGCTCTACGGCACCTCGCTGCGGCACGCGTACGACTACCTCTTCTCTTGCTCCAGCGAGAACGGAGCCAACGAGTTCGACCCGCACTTCCGTGGTGCCTGCGACCTGTACAACCAGTCGCTCGAAGGGCTGCTGAGGCTGGTCAGCAAAGAGGGGGCGGTCCGACCCGGCGAACGCCGCACCCTCAAGACCGCCAACCACATCTGCTCGTTCAACGTCGCGTTGCAGAGTTCCGGGTGGCACGACGACGACGTTGACCGCTTCGAGTTCGTCAGCGACTACCAGGTGAACGGGCTGCGGAACCACTTCCACTCGTACGGGCTGGGAGTCCCGCTGATCGCGGTGCGGCGGCGCCACGACTCGGAGGACCCGGCGGAGAGCTACCTGCCAGAGCAGTTGTCGTTCCCGCTGACCGCGTTCCTGCGGGTCGACACCAGTGGCTCGTGCCCGCAACGCCAACCCGGCGCCCCGCCCGACCAGCCGCAGGAGCTCGTGAACCCCGCCGATCCCGCGCCGGCGTTCGTGCTCGAACTCCACGACCCGCTCGATGGACAGACCATCCATGTCGAAGACCGCGTGGTGCCGCTCGAGTCGGACCTGAGCACCCCCCTCGCCTACTACCTCAATCAGCCCGCGCTGAGGAAGGACGAGGTCTCGACGCTTGGGCTGCTCAAGCCCGACAGCGTCAAGAAGCTGCAGGGACTGTACATGCTAGAGCCGTACAACCCGCACAAGATGCCGGTGCTGATGGTGCACGGCCTGTGGTCGAGCCCGGTCACCTGGATGGAGATGTTCAACGACCTCCGGAGCGACCCGGACGTCCGCGACCACTACCAGTTTTGGTTCTACCTCTACCCGTCCGGGCAGCCTTTCCAGGCGAGCGCATCGCAGCTGCGACGCGACCTCGACCAGCTCCGCGACGACGTTGACCCGCGACGCAGGGCGCCGGCCCTCGATCAAATGGTGCTGGTGGGCCACAGCATGGGGGGCCTCGTCTCGCGGATGCAGAGCGTGGACAGCAAGCAGCTCTTCTGGCAGGCGAACACCGACCGCCCCTTCCAGCAGCTGGTCGCGGACGACGAAACGAAGAACTCGCTGGCCGCCACCTACTTCTTCCGCCCCAGCCCGTCGGTTCGCCGCGTCGTGACGATCGGCTCGCCCCACCGCGGCAGCAAGTTCGCCAACGACGTCACGACCTGGCTTGGCAGGAAGTTGATCGCCGCGCCGATGCGGGCCATGCGCGGCCGCCAACAACTCTTGGCCAAGAACCCGGGCTACTTCCGCGGCGGGTCGCCGATTAGCCTGCGGACCAGCATCGAGTCGTTGGAACCCGATTCGACGCTGCTGCCGCCGCTGCTTACTGCGCCGCCCGGGCCGTGGGTGACCTACCACAACATCGTCGGGGACGTCCCCGAGTCTGGCTGGCGTAGCCTGCTCGGCTCGGAGGGCGATGGCGTCGTGTCGATCGACAGCGCCAGGCTTGACGGGACGCCGCAGGTCGCGTCACAGCTGGTCGTCGAGGCGAACCACCTCAGCGTGCACCGCCACCCGCAGAGCATCTTAGAAGTCCGTCGGATCTTGCTCGAGCAAGTAACCGAGCTACGGACGCCCGGCTACCAGTTCCCCCAGGTTCAGCTCGCCACCGGCCAAGAACCTAGCCGCCCCGCCCGCACCGCGTTCAACCCGCCGCCGGCCAGAACTCAGTAG
- a CDS encoding phosphotransferase enzyme family protein, with product MRELKGILNQFQGVGAHQSATAIAGGHINDTWLMNTTSGRFVLQRINHHVFRDVDGLMANIQLVTQSIRDRLNSLGVEDRDRLVLELIPTHRGEPFAHSTDGGRWRVYRYIEHSRAAGAVPRAADVFQAGLGFGRFVAWLAEVPGDRLVATIPNFHHGPARLAALVDACGRDLAGRAVDVRAEVELVRRREPLLAGPQQALAAGRLPLRVTHNDAKSSNVLLDEQSGEALAVIDLDTVMPGLVLYDFGDLLRTCASSSAEDDPNTEALTLNASAMEAAAEGFLSGAGGVLSGAERESLAIGPAYMALIMATRFLTDYLEGDVYFKTGRPGHNLDRARNQLALTALFEQHHAGLTSLLGG from the coding sequence ATGCGAGAGCTGAAGGGTATCCTCAATCAATTCCAAGGCGTTGGAGCGCATCAGTCTGCCACAGCAATCGCGGGCGGGCACATCAACGACACCTGGTTGATGAACACCACATCCGGTCGGTTTGTGCTGCAGCGGATTAACCACCACGTGTTCCGCGATGTCGATGGCCTGATGGCGAACATCCAACTGGTCACACAGTCCATACGCGATCGACTCAATTCGCTAGGCGTCGAGGACCGCGACCGCTTGGTGCTCGAGTTGATCCCGACACACAGAGGAGAGCCCTTCGCCCACAGCACGGACGGCGGACGGTGGCGGGTCTACCGCTACATCGAGCACTCGAGGGCCGCAGGCGCCGTGCCGCGGGCCGCCGACGTGTTCCAGGCGGGGTTGGGCTTCGGGCGGTTCGTTGCTTGGCTGGCAGAAGTTCCCGGCGATCGTTTGGTTGCCACGATCCCCAACTTTCATCACGGACCGGCCCGGCTAGCGGCGCTCGTTGACGCCTGCGGTAGGGACCTCGCGGGAAGAGCGGTCGACGTGAGGGCGGAGGTCGAGTTAGTTCGCCGCCGAGAGCCGCTGCTGGCGGGGCCTCAGCAGGCGCTCGCAGCGGGGCGGTTGCCGCTGCGGGTGACCCACAACGACGCCAAATCGAGCAACGTCCTCCTCGACGAGCAATCAGGCGAGGCCTTGGCCGTGATCGACCTCGACACCGTGATGCCGGGCCTCGTGCTTTACGACTTTGGGGACCTGCTCCGCACCTGCGCAAGTTCTTCCGCAGAAGACGACCCAAACACGGAAGCGCTAACGCTCAACGCCTCGGCCATGGAGGCCGCAGCCGAGGGATTCCTCAGCGGCGCTGGGGGTGTGCTGAGCGGAGCGGAGCGAGAATCCTTGGCGATCGGGCCCGCCTACATGGCGCTCATCATGGCGACCCGCTTTCTCACCGACTACCTCGAGGGCGATGTCTACTTTAAGACCGGCCGCCCCGGCCATAACCTTGATCGCGCCCGCAACCAACTCGCATTGACCGCTTTGTTCGAGCAACATCACGCGGGTTTAACGTCGCTGCTGGGCGGCTGA
- a CDS encoding carboxypeptidase-like regulatory domain-containing protein produces the protein MSAIAKRIVATLLVFPLAAVSPIAAGAEAHSTTPAAQAPVCHDVALAKGGVLSGRVVDPNGQPVANGPVWLAATNQKPIAARTDAAGRFAFQNLPRGVFCLQAGDDLRVCRVWDEKAAPPKSLSGVLMVADGAAVRGQSSPPPMLNQFVQGAKRFFTRPIGVITLGAAIATPIVLSADNDDPPASP, from the coding sequence ATGTCAGCTATCGCGAAGCGGATTGTCGCGACCCTGCTTGTCTTCCCGCTCGCCGCCGTCAGTCCCATCGCTGCGGGAGCCGAGGCGCACAGCACGACCCCTGCTGCGCAAGCGCCTGTCTGCCACGACGTGGCGCTCGCCAAGGGCGGAGTGCTGTCCGGGAGGGTAGTCGATCCCAACGGTCAGCCGGTCGCCAACGGCCCGGTCTGGCTAGCGGCGACGAACCAAAAGCCCATCGCCGCCCGCACCGACGCCGCCGGTCGTTTTGCGTTCCAAAACCTGCCGCGAGGCGTCTTCTGTCTCCAGGCGGGTGATGATCTTCGTGTCTGCCGCGTCTGGGATGAAAAGGCAGCGCCGCCCAAGAGTCTCAGCGGAGTGCTGATGGTCGCCGACGGCGCCGCGGTTCGCGGTCAAAGCAGCCCCCCGCCAATGCTCAATCAATTCGTCCAGGGGGCGAAGCGGTTCTTCACCCGTCCCATCGGTGTGATCACCCTGGGAGCGGCGATTGCGACCCCCATCGTGTTGTCCGCAGACAACGACGATCCTCCTGCGTCGCCGTAG
- a CDS encoding DUF1328 domain-containing protein, with product MLSWAITFLVIALIAAVLGFGGIAGAATGIAKILFFVFLVLFVVSLVIPRMRGSV from the coding sequence ATGTTGAGTTGGGCCATTACGTTTCTGGTTATCGCGCTGATCGCCGCTGTCCTCGGTTTCGGTGGAATCGCCGGCGCTGCTACCGGCATCGCCAAGATTCTGTTTTTCGTGTTCCTGGTCCTGTTCGTCGTCAGCCTGGTCATTCCCCGCATGCGTGGCTCCGTGTAA
- a CDS encoding YqaE/Pmp3 family membrane protein, with amino-acid sequence MSTRAGVELTDPIKILLAIVLPPLGVFFEVGLGMHFWLNILLTLFGFIPGIIHALYIIFTR; translated from the coding sequence ATGTCGACGCGTGCCGGAGTTGAACTCACCGACCCGATTAAGATCCTGCTGGCCATCGTGCTGCCGCCGCTCGGAGTATTCTTTGAAGTCGGCCTTGGAATGCACTTCTGGCTCAATATTCTGCTGACTTTGTTTGGCTTCATCCCAGGCATCATCCACGCCCTGTATATCATCTTCACCCGCTAG